The Phormidium sp. PBR-2020 DNA segment GTTCCATCATCTGGAGGGCGATCGCGTTGCAGAAGCCCTAACTTTGTTTGACGGGGTGATTGAGGCCGATGCTAGGATTGCGATCGCCTGGATGGGCCGAGGGTTTGCCCTGAATGAGTTGAAACGCTATGAGGAGGCGATCGATGCCTTTGAGCAGGCGTTGAGCCTCGACAAAACCCTCTATTATGCCTGGGTGGGATTGGGGCGCGCTCGGGAAGCCAAGGGGACACCGGAGTTGGCCTTATACGCCTATGACCCCGCCCTAGAGATTGATGCCGAGATTGTTTGGGCTTGGTATTACCGAGGTCTCTCGTTAATGACCTTAGAGCAGTATGAAGAAGCCCTAGCCTCCCTCGATGAAGCATTGCGGTTAAATTCCCAATGGGCCTCCATCTGGCATTGTCGCGGCTGGCTGTTGGGAACCATTGAACGCTATGAAGGGGCGATCGCCTCCTTTGATCAGGCATTAGCATTAGACCCCAGCGATCCTTGGACTTGGTATTATCGCGGCCTCTCCCTCGCCTTCGCCGGGGAAACCCAAACCGCCCTAGAGTCGGTGAGTCAAGCTTTACGGATTAAACCCGGTCTAAATCGCGCTCAGGACTTATTTGAGCAGTTACAGTCCCTCTTGGGAGAGTAACACGGGGGCGGGATCTCGTTGAGAGGATGGCGTCCATAGACGGTTCTCTCTCCAGGAGATCCTGCATTCTCCAATTCTCAGAGTGGCGATCGTGAAGCCTGCGAGACCCATAATCCCAGGCCCTGACTCACCATGAACAGTATTATTCGTCAACCCAGCCGTGAATAATTAGGAACCGCAACCAAGCTATAATCTGATTATCTAAAGAGCTTTTGTCGGGTCTTCAGGGTTCATGGTGAGAAGGAAAATTTATGGCAGATTATGCGCCTTGCCGTAGGGTTGCCTTCTCTTCCCTACTGCCTACTGCCTATTGCCTGTTGCCTTCTCTTCCCTACTGCCTACTGCCTACTGCCTACTGCCTTCTTCTCCCCCATTTTTTGTCCTATTCAGACCAATTTTTGCTATACACCGAGTATCTGACCCTCAGTAGCGAACCCCTATCAGAAATTCTGACAACTTAGGTCGAATACCAGAAACCGGGTTTCTTGGAGAAACTCGGTTTCTCCAATTCCTCAATTTAATGAGATTTTTTGCCTCCCTAGACGATTTTTTATTAAGCAAAATTGATAAAAAATAAAACCCTAAACCCTAAGAAAAATCCCTTCGCCAAAATTTTACATCTACTGCAACCTATTATCCTCAATCGGGTTGCCTCGCCCAGATTTTGCTGCAACCAAATTATACTCAATAAAAACTTTTTTATTTATCCAAACAATTACAAGACTTTGTTATGAAAAACCAACATGAAGCCAGTAAAAAACTAGAACCAAGACATTGCCA contains these protein-coding regions:
- a CDS encoding tetratricopeptide repeat protein — translated: MNLRLNLGLASTTTERSSLGMTPMTMITAPPELLRLQPHPERRRNRRKVAQVDQDKFVVSFEDWIRDGFHHLEGDRVAEALTLFDGVIEADARIAIAWMGRGFALNELKRYEEAIDAFEQALSLDKTLYYAWVGLGRAREAKGTPELALYAYDPALEIDAEIVWAWYYRGLSLMTLEQYEEALASLDEALRLNSQWASIWHCRGWLLGTIERYEGAIASFDQALALDPSDPWTWYYRGLSLAFAGETQTALESVSQALRIKPGLNRAQDLFEQLQSLLGE